The nucleotide sequence TAAAGGGTACATTAATCGTCATATTCTTTACTTCACCACTTATAGAATCGTCGCACCTATCCTTTTCCTTAGTATATTGAATACTTTTTATTACTGTCCCATTTAAAAAAAGTTTATTTGTTTCAGGAATTAATCTACAACTCTCAAGCCTTACTCTTCTTTTTATGCCATCTATATGCACAATAGGTCGTTCTAGACTTACAATATTCTCCAAATCGATATTCACCACAACTTCGGTTATTATAACTGGCATACGTACAGGAATGAATCCAGCCTTAATACTAAATTTCACTAGATCACTATTACACTCTGTAAGTATCCTCACAGAAATATTTTCTTCTTCCTTTTGCTGAGGCTCTTCTTTATTTATTTCCACAATCTCTTCTTTATCTTCTTCTATCTTTTCTACTTTATGTCCATGATGGCGATGTTTTCTATGCCTACGCAACCTAATTCACTCTCCGAATCTTGCTAATATATGTTGTAAGAGGATCAGCTCTCAGTCTGACCCCCTAATTTAACTACTTTTTATATTTGTCAATCATTCCATTCCATTCGCCTTTTCCTTTGTAGCCATATTCCTTGCCAAACTCTTCTTTTTTGAAGCCCTCTTTACTAAATCCTTCCTTGCCACAACCTTGATTTTCAAAGCCTTGGTTCTCAAAGCCTTCTTTTTTGTAACCTTCTTTTTCAAAGCCTTCTTTTTCAAAGCCTTCTTTTTCATCATAATGTCCATGATGAGTGTGTCCTACTTGTTGTTTTTGAAGTAATTTTATTGCAATATAAACAACTGACTTATCAGTGAATTCTTGGAACTCTTCTTCATTTAAGAAGTGATCTATTGGGCATCCTCTATCATCAATATCTGCATCATATATCTCAGACCATTCAAGTTCACAATATACAGGTTCATTAAATATTTCATAGCTTGCTCTATCAGCTTCTCTTATATTTTTACCCATTCTCTTTTGATCAAAATATCTAGCTACATCTGGCTGAAAATTAGGGAACACTCTAGGGCGAGCTCCATTAAATTCCACTCTTGTAACGCATCTAAATGGAATATGAACTGTAGTATCATTGATAACACCGCCTATACCTGATTTTGTAGTACAGTGTCTTGAAGCATATTCTATATTCTTTCTTATATAGCCCTCAATGAATACCTTGTCAGTTCCTCCAACATATCTGCATTCAGTAAGGAATACTTGTTTCTCAATTCTCTTTATTTCATAAGCAGGTTCATTTAATTTAACCTTAGCTTCTACATCTATTTGAATAACAAACTCTGAAAGAACAACAGGTACTTTATACTTTCCAGGTCTTACAGGCCAGTTTTCTGCCTGCTCAAGTGTATGAGCCTTTAAAACCGATGCATTACAAAATGAAGTTGGGCATGAAGTTCCTTGATTATTTTCCATTTGTATCTCTTCTCCTTTACCATAACATGGGATATTTTACACCCTGATATATAGTATTCTGCTAAGATAAAAAATGTACTATGCTAACCCAATTTTTTTTACTTTAAGCCTATATATTAAACTACTTTTGTGTAAAATAAGAGCCCTGAAAGCTAAACCTTTCAGGGCTCTATTATATTATATTGCATACTCTTAAACTAATTATTTGGCAGCCTGAGCTGCTTGTAACACTTCATCATAGTTAGGATATCCTGATACCTCTTCTAGATAATTGGCATATGTGACTTTATTGCTGCTATCTACTACAAAAACAGCTCTTGCTAAAAGTCCTAACTCTTTAATATAGGTACCAGTATTTTTACCAAAGGCTCTATCTCTATAATCAGATAATGTTGTTACATTCTTAATTCCTTCAGCTCCGCACCATCTTGATTGTGCAAAAGGTAAATCCATTGAAATAGTATAAATTGAAACTCCATCTATTTCTGATGCTCTTGCATTAAAGGTCTTTACTTCAAGATCACATACAGGCGTATCAACAGATGGAACTGCCAAAAATACTCTTACTCTATTTGTATTCTTTAACATCACTGGCTCAAGAGAACTATTTACCGCAACAAAATCTGGAAATGTATCTCCAACCTTTATTTCTGTTCCTTCTAATGTAACTTCTTTTCCCTTAAATTTTACTTTCATAGCATACTGTTTATTTTATTTAAAATAATATATAAGGAAATTAACGACTAGAATTTTGCTATATATCAGGGGGGATATCAATCACAATATAGTGTTAATTTCCTCATATAAGTTGCATTTAAATAAATAAACTACTCACCTCTCTTATATAATATTTATTATTAAGTAATATCTATTATATATTACTATAATACTACCTAAAACCTAAATTGTAAATATATTATTGCATTACTTTTGCAAAATATATATCATTTTATTATTTACAACTTCAAATTTTTTTATATACAGTACTATTAATTTTTTTGCTTCAGATACATATCCATAGTTTGAATATAATTCTGCCAATTCTAAATATCCACCATCATATTTAGAAATAGTTTGAATGAGTTTTTTTAGGCATTTAATTTCTTTAGTTGCTAACAGTATATCTATTATTTCAAAAATACATGAATAATATTCCTCGTCATTTTCATGTGGAGTTATACCTCTAATATCCAAAGCTGCATTGTAAAAGTTTATATATGCCTTTAGCTTATTTTTGTTATATAAGCTAAGCTTTTTGTAATCAAATTCATCTATTATTTTCCACGCTAACCTATATTCTTCAAGCAGTACACAGCAAATAACCTTATACATTCTGATCTTAAAAAAGTATAAATAACTTTGAGAAAAATTATCTATATAATCTTTGCACTTATCATACTGTTTTAATTTTAATAAGCATTTTATTTTAATTAGTTCAAGGTCACGTGTCACTTCATCCTCCTTAAGACACGTATCTATAATTTTGAGAGCAACTTCATAATTGCCCTCAAAACAAAATATATCTGCTAACAACGAATTATGAATCTTAACTTTTCCAGCTTTCTTTAAAATTTCGTTTATTGGAGTATTTGATAATAACAATATTCTAACCATTAAATAATAGGCCTCAATATAGTTGGATTTACTAATTGCCTCCTTACAATACTTATAGGCTTCTTCATAATCTTTAAAGTAAGCATATATCTTGGCTAACTCTAAAGAAGCTTTACTCCCTACCTTCTCTTCAAGCTTTCTTGCTTCTTCAAAGCACTTCACTGCAGGCCCCATAAAATTTTTTCTTTTGTACATAATTCCCTTCTCGTAATACGATAGAGGCATATATATCACCTCAATATATCTAAAATCTCATTATCAAATACCTCAAATTCCTTTATAGATCTTATTGCCTCTTTTTTTGCCATACTTTCAATGCCATGTTTATAATATAGCTTTGAAAGATTCAGTAGTACATTTTCATCACTTATTAAATTAAACAAATTAAGAGCTTTTTCAAACTCATCATATAATTTATTCGAAAGTAGAATATCGCAAATATCCAATATAAAACCTGTATATTCTTTATCTTCCTTGTCCTCGGATAAAACTTTTGTTTCTTCATTCATAAATAGTTTTACAAATTGAGAATATACTTCAAGCTCCTTTTTATCCTGCCTTTTAAGCTTACCATCTTTAAATATCTCTAGATCTTTAAGCGCCTCTTTAAATTTTCCTATCAAAACTAAGCTCAAAACCTTATACATAGAAGCATTAAAATAAAATACACTTTCTTTTGCAAAATAATTAGCTTCTGCACATTCATTAAATTTTTGAGCTCTAATCATAGCCTTAAGCTTTAAGTCTAATATTGCATCTGAATTAAGTCCTTCTTTTTCACATTTGTCCGTATATTCAAGTGCCTCATTAAAATATCCCTCATCATAAAGAATATTTGCTATAAAAAAATATGCTTTGGGGTAATCAGAAAATAGCTTTTCTAATTCAACTTTAAATTCTTCTATTGGCGTCTTTCTTTCCTTTAATATATGTCCTATAACATATACAGGATTTACAAAGTCATTCTTAGCCTTTATGGTTTCAATACAATATTTATATGCTTCTTCATAATCCTTCAAACCCATATATATATTAACAAGTTCATATAAAGCTTTAAAACTCCATGTCCCATAATATAGCTTTAAATTTGAGGGAGGTTCTCCCATCTCAATACATCTTTTAAGAGCCTTTATTGCAAGCGTTGGACGTCTAGTAGCTTCATATATAAGTGCTTTTAAAAAATATATATCTGTTGCATTAGGATAATATTCAAGCCCTATATCTGCAAACTCTATTGCTTTTTCATGTTTACCAATACCAAAGTTTGTAACTATTAACCTTGTGATTAGTACAAATCCAAAACCAGAACTTGGATTAAAATCTTTATAAGCTTCACAGTAATGAGTTAATGCTTTTTGTAAATCACCTATAGCATAATACTCGTTTCCAATATTAAAATGAGCAAATCTATCGTCTGGATTTTCCTTAAGCTGTTTCTTTAAAAGAGGTATGTTTCTTCCTCTTTTATTCTTCTTTTTAGATACATCCTCCAAATATCCGTAATGATATATTCTTATATTATAAATTACATTCTTTATTTCTTTTTCAGTATTAATCAACTGATTGTGAACAATACCTTCGTACTTATATCCATAATTATTTTTAAAGAGTCTCGGATTCAAATTAACACTTATATTACTACTATCTACAAATTCTCCACAATAGCTCAAGGTTTCAAAGTAATAAAGACAATCTTCTTTTAAATTATTCTTCACAAGCTCTTTGAATTTTTCTTTGTCATCCTTAGAGAATTCATCATCCCCATCCATTATGAATATCCAATCCTTAGTTGCATATTTAAGGGACTCGTTTCTTGCATCGCTAAAGCTATTGTTCCACATAAAATAATGAATCTCAGCTCCAAACTTTTTAGCTATCTCAACCGTTTTATCAGTAGAGCCCGTATCAACTATAATTATTTCATCAACGATGTCCTTAACACTATCCAGGCATTGAAATAAGTATTTTTCTTCATTTTTCACTATCATACACAAACTTATTTCATTACTCATAAAATCACTCCAAAATATATGACAGGTGACAAACCTAAATTGCACATACCATGGTTTGCCACCTGAAATTTTTAATTTAAAAATTCAGCCTAAAATCAACTTATGCATATCTTATACATAAGTTGATAATCTTAGCTACACTAAATTAGTTTTTAGCATCAAAAACAACTTGTACCGTTGGAATTGTTGTACTACTAGAAATCAAATTAACTGCAGCATATTTTAGATATTGAGTTCTATCTAAAACTAATGCTTTTGTTATATCTGAAGTTATAGTTCCTACTGGTAAATCAATATACGGAGTATACACTGCCCTATTTGTGCTTGGTACAAGAGCTATTCTAGCTGTTAAAGTTGCAGGTACATTTGAAATTTTCTTAATATACCATCCGGTAGCTGAATATTGAGATATATCTATAAAATTGGTGTAAGTGCCTGTAGATGAAACTGCTATATCTTGAACAGTAGCATATACTCCACTTCCAACTATTCTACTATTGACATCTCCTGATATAGTTCCTAATACTCCGAGTCTTGTTAATGTTCCCACTGCTGCTAATCTATTAACTGTACCCAGTATTCCCAATCTTGCTATTGTTCCTACTGTGTTTACTGCGTTAACTGTTCCTAATACTCCGAGTCTTGTTATTGTTGCTACTCCTGCTACTCTATTAACTGTGCCCAGTATTCCCAATCTTGCTATTGTTCCTACTGTGCTTACTGCGTTAACTGTTCCTAATACTCCAAGTCTTGTTATTGTTGCTACTCCTGCTACTCTATTAACTGTGCCCAGTACTCCCAATCTTGCTATTGTTCCTACTGTGCTTACTGCGTTAACTGTTCCTAATACTCCGAGCCTTGTTATTGTTGCTACTCCTGCTACTCTATTAACTGTGCCCAGTACTCCTAACCTTGCTACTGTTCCTACTGCGTTAACTGTTCCTAATACTCCAAGTCTTGTTATTGTTGCTACTCCTGCTACTCTATTAACTGTGCCCAGTACTCCTAACCTTGCTACTGTTCCTACTGCGTTAACTGTTCCTAATACTCCGAGTCTTGTTATTGTTGCTACTCCTGCTACTCTATTAACTGTTCCCAGTACTCCTAACCTTCCTACTGTTCCTACTGCGTTAACTGTTCCTAATACTCCAAGTCTTGTTATTGTTGCTACTCCTGCTACTCTATTAACTGTGCCCAGTACTCCTAACCTTGCTACTGTTCCTACTGCGTTAACTGTTCCTAATACTCCAAGTCTTGTTATTGTTGCTACTCCTGCCACTCTATTAACTGTGCCCAGTACTCCTAACCTTGCTACTGTTCCTACTGCGTTAACCGTTCCCAATACTCCGAGTCTTGTTATTGTTGCTACTCCTGCCACTCTATTAACTGTGCCCAGTACTCCTAACCTTCCTACTGTTCCTACTGCGTTAACTGTTCCTAATACTCCAAGTCTTGTTATTGTTGCTACTCCTGCTACTCTATTAACTGTGCCCAGTACTCCTAACCTTCCTACTGTTCCTACTGCGCTTACTGCGTTAACTGTTCCTAATACTCCAAGTCTTGTTATTGTTGCTACTCCTGCTACTCTATTAACTGTTCCCAGTACTCCTAACCTTCCTACTGTTCCTACTGCGTTAACTGTTCCTAATACTCCGAGTCTTGTTATTGTTGCTACTCCTGCTACTCTATTAACTGTGCCCAGTACTCCCAATCTTGTTACTGTTCCTACTGCGTTAACTGTTCCTAATACTCCGAGTCTTGTTATTGTTCCCACTGCATTGATTGTTCCTACATTTATTTGAAGTTCTCCTGTACTATTAACTTTAACAGGTTGATAATTAGTTCCATCATATCCATATATAGCTGATCTTAGTTGACTTGCTGCATTTTGAAATACTATACTATTTGCCAAAGTTTTTCACTCCCCATTGTTTATCAAAAATTCCATATAAAAGTTAGACTTATACAGTAGATGTATAAGTTCTAACCAAAATGGATTTTATCTTCTTAGATTTAAATATTAAGCTACAGTTATATTATATGGTGGACAACCAATTTAGTGATGGTTTTTACAAAAGCTCGATATTGCTCCTATCCTTCAAATTCTTCGTTGCATTTCTAACATCAAAAATAAAGTTTGAATTTTGTTGTATAAACTTGTAATCATACTTGCTGTGATCTGTAGTTATGATAACCAAATCAAAATCCATAAGCTTGCTCTTACTTATATCAATTCCGTAATGTTCTTTATTTTTATACTTATAAACTGAAATATGAGGATCATAAAAAGACACCTTTGCTCCTTCTAATTCAAAATTTTCTATTATCCTAATTGCAGGACTTTCCCTATAATCATCTATATCCTTTTTGTAGGCTATACCAAGTATCAATATTTTAGAATCTTTCAAGGGTTTATTAAATCTATTCAGTATCTTTGTAGCTCTTTCTACAACATACATACTCATACAATTGTTTATTTCTCCAGAGGTTTCTATAAGACGTGTATGGTAATTATATTCTCTTGCTTTCCAAGTTAAATAATAGGGATCAAGAGGAATACAATGCCCACCAAGTCCGGGACCTGGATAAAATGCCTGAAAACCATATGGCTTAGTTTTAGCAGCTTCTATAACTTCCCATATATCTATATTCATCTTATTGCATATGATAGCCATCTCATTTATAAGACCTATATTTATATTTCTATACGTGTTTTCAAGGATTTTTTCCATCTCTGCAATCTTTGGACTTGAAACTTCATGCACTTTTACCTCTAATATATTTTCATAAAAAGCTGCTGCTATTTTTGTACTCTCTTTTTGCACTCCTCCTACAACCTTGGGTATATTCTCAGTTTTATACTTAACATTCCCTGGATCAACTCTTTCAGGAGAAAATGCCAAATAGAAATCTCTCCCACACTTAAGTCCAGACTCCTTTTGAAGTGTAGGAAGTATAAGCTCCTCTGTTGTACCTGGATAGGTTGTACTTTCAAGTACTACTAACATTCCCTTATTAAGATATTTTCCAACTACCTCTGTAGAATTTCTAACATAGCTTATATCAGGCTGTTGATACTTATCTAATGGGGTTGGTACGCATATCAAAACGATATCCGTACTCTTTATAAATTCAAAGTTAAAGGTTGCTTTAAGTTTGTCCTTTTTAACAACTTCTTTTAACGTATCATTTGGGATATCATTTATATAGTTTTGTCCATTATTTATCATATCAACTTTCTTACTTTGAACATCAAACCCTACAACCTTATACCCTTTAACTGCACTTTGAACTGCAAGTGGAAGCCCTACATATCCTAGACCAATTACTCCCACAACAGCTGTTTTATTCTTTATTTTTTGCGCTAAACTTTCCTGTTTCAATATAACCACTTCCAAAATTTTAATATAACGGACTGCGCTCTATACATAATATGTTTTAAAGAGAATTTTGTTATTTCATAAAAACTGGATCTTATATAAAAATCAAAATGCCCTCCTTATAATAAACAGCTAAAATATTGAAGCTGTTTACATAAAGATGGCATTTTAAATATAAATACTACTCTTAAAGAGTTATTATAAAAATTTTCTAAGTTTACTAAATTCACTTGGAAGCTCCGCTATATTTTCCTTTAGCACCTCTTTAATGAAATCCTCTTCTGAAATTTCTTTTGAAAGGCATTTTACAATTAATTTTGAATATTCGTATCCACAGCCATTAATTTTTTCTACTAATTTCCCCCTATCTAAAATGGTTTGTTTTGCATCCTTAAAGCTAACTATATTGTTCTTAACACAATAATATCCCGAAACTGTAAGAGATATAAGTTGAAGTAAAATGCTGCGCTTGTCTTTCTCTATCTGTTTTACCTTTCTAAAATAAGCATATTCTTCGGTTATCTTAACTTTTTTATTTAAAGCCTTGGAAAAAACTCTAGAGAGCATAATATAATCCAAAGCACCCTCAAATGCTTCGTTTGTAGAATTATTTAAAATTTCTTTAGTTCTATAAATACTCCCTAAATTCATACAGGACATTTCCCCTGTTGTAAAAAATGTTTTCAATACATATGCTGCAGGAGCATCCTTATAAAAATTTCTATCATAGTAATTAAATATTTGATTCTTATCATTTAAATTAAAAACATACCTTGGAGCAACCATAACATAATCCTTGTTAAGATAATTTAGCGTATTTTCATTAAATTC is from Clostridium acetobutylicum ATCC 824 and encodes:
- a CDS encoding CsxC family protein, which gives rise to MENNQGTSCPTSFCNASVLKAHTLEQAENWPVRPGKYKVPVVLSEFVIQIDVEAKVKLNEPAYEIKRIEKQVFLTECRYVGGTDKVFIEGYIRKNIEYASRHCTTKSGIGGVINDTTVHIPFRCVTRVEFNGARPRVFPNFQPDVARYFDQKRMGKNIREADRASYEIFNEPVYCELEWSEIYDADIDDRGCPIDHFLNEEEFQEFTDKSVVYIAIKLLQKQQVGHTHHGHYDEKEGFEKEGFEKEGYKKEGFENQGFENQGCGKEGFSKEGFKKEEFGKEYGYKGKGEWNGMIDKYKK
- the tpx gene encoding thiol peroxidase, which gives rise to MKVKFKGKEVTLEGTEIKVGDTFPDFVAVNSSLEPVMLKNTNRVRVFLAVPSVDTPVCDLEVKTFNARASEIDGVSIYTISMDLPFAQSRWCGAEGIKNVTTLSDYRDRAFGKNTGTYIKELGLLARAVFVVDSSNKVTYANYLEEVSGYPNYDEVLQAAQAAK
- a CDS encoding tetratricopeptide repeat protein; this encodes MYKRKNFMGPAVKCFEEARKLEEKVGSKASLELAKIYAYFKDYEEAYKYCKEAISKSNYIEAYYLMVRILLLSNTPINEILKKAGKVKIHNSLLADIFCFEGNYEVALKIIDTCLKEDEVTRDLELIKIKCLLKLKQYDKCKDYIDNFSQSYLYFFKIRMYKVICCVLLEEYRLAWKIIDEFDYKKLSLYNKNKLKAYINFYNAALDIRGITPHENDEEYYSCIFEIIDILLATKEIKCLKKLIQTISKYDGGYLELAELYSNYGYVSEAKKLIVLYIKKFEVVNNKMIYILQK
- a CDS encoding tetratricopeptide repeat-containing glycosyltransferase family 2 protein, translating into MSNEISLCMIVKNEEKYLFQCLDSVKDIVDEIIIVDTGSTDKTVEIAKKFGAEIHYFMWNNSFSDARNESLKYATKDWIFIMDGDDEFSKDDKEKFKELVKNNLKEDCLYYFETLSYCGEFVDSSNISVNLNPRLFKNNYGYKYEGIVHNQLINTEKEIKNVIYNIRIYHYGYLEDVSKKKNKRGRNIPLLKKQLKENPDDRFAHFNIGNEYYAIGDLQKALTHYCEAYKDFNPSSGFGFVLITRLIVTNFGIGKHEKAIEFADIGLEYYPNATDIYFLKALIYEATRRPTLAIKALKRCIEMGEPPSNLKLYYGTWSFKALYELVNIYMGLKDYEEAYKYCIETIKAKNDFVNPVYVIGHILKERKTPIEEFKVELEKLFSDYPKAYFFIANILYDEGYFNEALEYTDKCEKEGLNSDAILDLKLKAMIRAQKFNECAEANYFAKESVFYFNASMYKVLSLVLIGKFKEALKDLEIFKDGKLKRQDKKELEVYSQFVKLFMNEETKVLSEDKEDKEYTGFILDICDILLSNKLYDEFEKALNLFNLISDENVLLNLSKLYYKHGIESMAKKEAIRSIKEFEVFDNEILDILR
- a CDS encoding beta strand repeat-containing protein, with the protein product MANSIVFQNAASQLRSAIYGYDGTNYQPVKVNSTGELQINVGTINAVGTITRLGVLGTVNAVGTVTRLGVLGTVNRVAGVATITRLGVLGTVNAVGTVGRLGVLGTVNRVAGVATITRLGVLGTVNAVSAVGTVGRLGVLGTVNRVAGVATITRLGVLGTVNAVGTVGRLGVLGTVNRVAGVATITRLGVLGTVNAVGTVARLGVLGTVNRVAGVATITRLGVLGTVNAVGTVARLGVLGTVNRVAGVATITRLGVLGTVNAVGTVGRLGVLGTVNRVAGVATITRLGVLGTVNAVGTVARLGVLGTVNRVAGVATITRLGVLGTVNAVGTVARLGVLGTVNRVAGVATITRLGVLGTVNAVSTVGTIARLGVLGTVNRVAGVATITRLGVLGTVNAVSTVGTIARLGILGTVNRVAGVATITRLGVLGTVNAVNTVGTIARLGILGTVNRLAAVGTLTRLGVLGTISGDVNSRIVGSGVYATVQDIAVSSTGTYTNFIDISQYSATGWYIKKISNVPATLTARIALVPSTNRAVYTPYIDLPVGTITSDITKALVLDRTQYLKYAAVNLISSSTTIPTVQVVFDAKN
- a CDS encoding nucleotide sugar dehydrogenase, whose amino-acid sequence is MLKQESLAQKIKNKTAVVGVIGLGYVGLPLAVQSAVKGYKVVGFDVQSKKVDMINNGQNYINDIPNDTLKEVVKKDKLKATFNFEFIKSTDIVLICVPTPLDKYQQPDISYVRNSTEVVGKYLNKGMLVVLESTTYPGTTEELILPTLQKESGLKCGRDFYLAFSPERVDPGNVKYKTENIPKVVGGVQKESTKIAAAFYENILEVKVHEVSSPKIAEMEKILENTYRNINIGLINEMAIICNKMNIDIWEVIEAAKTKPYGFQAFYPGPGLGGHCIPLDPYYLTWKAREYNYHTRLIETSGEINNCMSMYVVERATKILNRFNKPLKDSKILILGIAYKKDIDDYRESPAIRIIENFELEGAKVSFYDPHISVYKYKNKEHYGIDISKSKLMDFDLVIITTDHSKYDYKFIQQNSNFIFDVRNATKNLKDRSNIELL